A genomic window from Nitrospirota bacterium includes:
- a CDS encoding RNA methyltransferase produces the protein MHRESAAYVAVTTGRGAGVGPLTANLLKRYKALATAKGRRESGLFLVEGHRAIKQIIASRPDAIVEILATEELAPRYRGQAVRIVSQRQCESICSTKTPQGAVAVVHQPANVDADRLPEPVGTHVLLLEDVQDPGNVGTLVRTAAAFNYSGVVLSDGCADPFSPKSVQAASGTVLSVWIRRTRTYLGLVKALKDCGYLVATADVHGEDEPSVLRDRDRLLFAIGNEASGPSPALIALSDHRFRIPVRGERAESLNVAACGAIGMYLSSRLA, from the coding sequence GTGCATCGTGAGTCCGCAGCGTACGTCGCGGTGACCACGGGACGTGGGGCGGGGGTTGGGCCATTGACGGCCAACCTCCTCAAACGGTATAAAGCGCTCGCCACCGCGAAGGGCCGTCGCGAGTCCGGCCTGTTCCTGGTCGAGGGGCACCGGGCCATCAAGCAGATCATCGCGAGTCGCCCGGACGCGATCGTCGAGATCCTGGCAACCGAGGAACTCGCTCCGCGATACCGCGGACAAGCCGTCCGGATCGTCAGCCAGCGTCAATGCGAGTCGATCTGTTCGACCAAGACACCGCAGGGAGCCGTCGCGGTGGTTCACCAGCCGGCCAATGTCGACGCGGATCGTCTGCCCGAACCGGTGGGCACGCACGTGTTGCTGTTGGAGGACGTGCAGGATCCCGGGAACGTCGGCACCTTGGTGCGTACCGCGGCGGCGTTCAACTACTCGGGCGTGGTGCTGAGCGACGGGTGTGCGGATCCGTTTTCGCCGAAGAGCGTTCAGGCCGCCAGTGGGACCGTGCTGTCGGTCTGGATTCGGCGGACCCGGACGTATCTGGGTCTCGTGAAGGCGTTGAAGGACTGCGGGTATCTCGTGGCCACGGCCGACGTCCACGGGGAGGACGAGCCATCCGTCTTGCGTGACCGAGATCGGTTGTTGTTTGCGATCGGCAACGAGGCCTCGGGCCCGTCGCCCGCGTTGATCGCGCTGTCCGACCATCGTTTCAGAATTCCGGTGCGCGGGGAGCGGGCGGAGTCATTGAACGTAGCCGCGTGCGGCGCAATCGGCATGTACCTGAGTTCACGGCTCGCGTGA